The following are encoded in a window of Amphibacillus xylanus NBRC 15112 genomic DNA:
- a CDS encoding cysteine desulfurase, with amino-acid sequence MDIQTIRADFPLLDQEVNGHRLVYLDSAATAQKPIQVIEAVNEYYRLNNANVHRGVHTIGTRATEQYEGSRDRVKQFINAKHREEIIFTRGTTSAINIVAMSYGDQNLTPDDEIVITQMEHHSNIIPWQQLSKRTGAKLTYIPLEADGTITLAKVEETITEKTKIVAITHVSNVLGTINPIKEIAAIAHKNGAVLLVDGAQSVPHISVDVQELDCDFYAFSGHKMCGPTGIGVLYGKKSLLEKMEPVEFGGEMIDFVDLYDSTWKELPWKFEGGTPIIAGAIGLKAAIDYLEAIGLDNIALHEKELVNYALEQISTIEGIEVYGPAQRAGLITFNLTDVHPHDTATVLDTEGIAVRAGHHCAQPLMKWLNVTATARASFYLYNTHEDVDRFIAGLKKTKEFFTDVF; translated from the coding sequence ATGGATATTCAGACAATCCGTGCTGACTTTCCCTTACTTGATCAAGAAGTTAATGGTCACAGGTTAGTTTACTTGGACTCTGCTGCAACAGCACAAAAACCAATTCAGGTTATTGAAGCAGTAAATGAATATTATCGACTTAATAATGCTAACGTTCACCGCGGTGTGCATACAATTGGCACACGTGCAACAGAGCAATACGAAGGATCAAGAGATCGCGTTAAGCAATTTATTAATGCCAAACACCGAGAAGAAATTATTTTTACTAGAGGTACAACATCAGCAATTAATATCGTTGCTATGAGCTACGGAGATCAAAATTTAACTCCTGATGATGAAATAGTCATCACGCAAATGGAACACCACAGTAATATTATTCCTTGGCAACAGCTCAGTAAAAGAACGGGTGCGAAATTAACTTATATCCCGTTGGAAGCAGATGGAACGATCACGTTGGCTAAAGTCGAGGAAACAATTACTGAGAAAACTAAAATTGTGGCAATTACTCACGTATCGAATGTCCTTGGTACAATTAATCCGATCAAGGAAATTGCTGCTATTGCACACAAGAATGGTGCCGTATTATTAGTTGACGGTGCGCAAAGTGTTCCGCATATATCTGTTGATGTTCAAGAGCTTGATTGTGATTTTTATGCTTTTTCTGGCCATAAAATGTGTGGTCCAACAGGAATCGGTGTACTATACGGTAAGAAATCTTTGCTCGAAAAAATGGAGCCAGTTGAATTTGGCGGTGAGATGATCGATTTTGTTGATCTCTATGATTCAACGTGGAAGGAATTGCCGTGGAAGTTCGAAGGCGGGACCCCAATTATTGCAGGGGCAATTGGACTGAAAGCAGCAATTGATTATTTAGAAGCAATTGGTTTAGATAATATTGCACTACACGAAAAAGAACTTGTTAACTATGCCCTTGAGCAAATTAGCACGATTGAAGGGATTGAAGTATATGGCCCAGCGCAACGTGCTGGCTTAATTACCTTTAATTTAACTGATGTGCATCCGCATGATACTGCGACAGTTTTAGATACAGAAGGTATTGCGGTTCGTGCTGGTCATCATTGTGCTCAGCCATTAATGAAATGGCTCAATGTAACGGCAACAGCTCGGGCAAGTTTTTATTTATATAATACGCATGAAGATGTTGATCGTTTCATTGCTGGATTAAAGAAAACAAAGGAGTTTTTCACCGATGTCTTTTAA
- the sufU gene encoding Fe-S cluster assembly sulfur transfer protein SufU, whose protein sequence is MSFNNLDSLYRQVIMDHYKNPRNHGTLPDNSLTLEMNNPTCGDRIEIHLMIEDDRITDVKFEGEGCSISLASASMMTEAIKGQKLIDALKMSESFSKLMLGEIDELSDPDMGDAEALQGVSKFPARIKCATLAWKAMEKATKQSE, encoded by the coding sequence ATGTCTTTTAACAATTTAGATAGCTTGTATCGACAGGTTATAATGGATCATTATAAAAATCCCCGAAATCATGGAACGTTACCGGATAATTCTTTGACGCTTGAGATGAATAATCCAACCTGTGGAGATCGAATTGAAATACACTTAATGATAGAAGATGATCGGATTACAGATGTTAAGTTTGAAGGGGAGGGCTGTTCAATTAGTTTAGCTTCAGCATCAATGATGACAGAGGCGATTAAAGGTCAAAAACTAATTGACGCACTTAAGATGTCAGAATCATTTTCTAAATTAATGCTTGGTGAAATCGATGAGCTATCTGATCCTGATATGGGTGACGCTGAGGCGCTTCAAGGTGTTTCTAAATTTCCGGCACGAATTAAATGTGCGACTTTAGCTTGGAAGGCAATGGAAAAGGCAACAAAACAGAGCGAATGA
- the sufB gene encoding Fe-S cluster assembly protein SufB translates to MVKNVPEFSEYKYGFHDKDISIFRTEKGLTEQIVEQISEMKNEPKWMLEYRLKALEHFYKRPMPQWGGDLSELDFDDLTYYVKPTEKSERSWDEVPEEIKRTFDRLGIPEAEQKYLAGVSAQYESEVVYQSLKKDLEEMGIIFQDTDSALQEHEELFKEYFGTVVPYTDNKFSALNSAVWSGGSFIYVPKGVKSDTPLQAYFRINSENMGQFERTLIIVDEGASVHYVEGCTAPTFSSSSLHSAVVEIIVKKDAYCRYTTIQNWANNVYNLVTKRATVGANGTMEWIDGNLGSKLTMKYPSIMLMGEGARGNTLSIALAGKGQVQHAGAKMFHLAPNTSSTIVSKSISHSGGNVSYLGLVHFGRKADGARANIECDTMIMDNQSSSDTIPYNEILNDNISLEHEAKVSKVSEEQLFYLMSRGLSEIEATEMIVMGFIEPFTKELPMEYAVEMNRLIAFEMEGSIG, encoded by the coding sequence ATGGTAAAGAATGTACCTGAATTTAGTGAATATAAATACGGGTTTCATGATAAAGATATTTCAATTTTCCGTACCGAAAAAGGTCTTACTGAACAAATTGTAGAACAAATATCGGAAATGAAAAATGAACCCAAATGGATGCTTGAATATCGATTAAAAGCACTAGAGCATTTTTATAAACGACCAATGCCACAGTGGGGTGGCGATTTATCAGAACTAGATTTTGATGATTTAACATACTACGTAAAACCAACTGAAAAATCAGAACGCTCATGGGATGAAGTACCTGAAGAAATTAAACGGACATTTGACCGATTAGGTATTCCTGAAGCGGAGCAAAAGTATCTAGCTGGTGTATCTGCTCAGTATGAGTCAGAGGTTGTTTATCAAAGCTTGAAAAAAGATCTTGAAGAAATGGGAATCATTTTCCAAGATACGGATTCTGCACTACAAGAGCATGAAGAATTATTTAAGGAGTACTTTGGAACAGTTGTACCATATACAGATAATAAGTTCTCAGCTTTAAACTCTGCTGTTTGGTCTGGTGGTTCATTTATTTACGTGCCAAAAGGTGTGAAGAGTGATACACCATTACAAGCATACTTCCGAATTAACTCAGAAAACATGGGACAATTTGAACGAACATTGATTATTGTTGATGAAGGGGCTTCTGTGCATTATGTAGAAGGATGTACTGCGCCAACATTCTCATCAAGCTCACTACACAGTGCAGTTGTAGAAATTATTGTTAAGAAAGATGCATATTGCCGCTATACGACGATTCAAAACTGGGCAAATAACGTTTATAACCTCGTAACAAAACGTGCCACAGTAGGCGCAAATGGAACGATGGAATGGATTGATGGAAACTTAGGTTCTAAGTTAACGATGAAGTATCCTTCAATCATGCTGATGGGTGAAGGTGCTCGTGGAAATACATTATCAATTGCGCTTGCAGGTAAAGGTCAAGTTCAGCATGCTGGTGCGAAAATGTTCCACCTTGCACCAAATACATCATCAACGATTGTATCGAAGTCAATTTCACATAGTGGTGGAAACGTGTCATATTTAGGACTTGTTCACTTTGGACGGAAAGCAGATGGAGCACGTGCGAATATCGAGTGTGACACGATGATTATGGATAATCAATCATCATCAGATACGATTCCGTATAACGAAATCTTAAATGATAATATTTCACTAGAGCACGAAGCTAAGGTTTCAAAAGTATCAGAAGAACAATTATTCTACTTGATGAGCCGTGGATTAAGTGAAATTGAAGCAACAGAAATGATTGTAATGGGCTTTATCGAACCATTTACAAAAGAACTACCAATGGAATATGCTGTTGAGATGAACAGATTAATCGCCTTCGAGATGGAAGGTTCGATTGGTTAA
- a CDS encoding ATP-binding cassette domain-containing protein yields the protein MLDNINQVFDLGKKYAIVGTSGSGKTTLLNILNGKLTDYPGSVKFNGYELNSISGDSLRESILYLDQQPYIFDGTIRDNITLDESFTEGEINHAIAKSALQDVIDLLPNGIDTSIGEGGRLLSGGQKQRLALARGLIRGKKIEATSSLDQKNALEIEKNLLEQNDLTVIMITHHLREEIREYIDDVLSLSS from the coding sequence GTGTTAGATAACATTAATCAGGTATTTGACTTAGGGAAGAAATACGCGATCGTGGGTACGAGTGGTAGTGGCAAAACAACGCTTCTCAATATCCTAAATGGAAAGCTAACAGATTATCCAGGATCGGTTAAGTTCAATGGCTATGAATTAAACTCGATCTCAGGTGATAGTTTAAGGGAATCCATTTTATATCTCGATCAGCAGCCATATATATTTGATGGGACAATTCGGGACAATATTACGTTAGATGAATCCTTTACAGAAGGCGAAATCAATCATGCAATCGCAAAAAGTGCCTTACAAGATGTGATTGACCTTCTACCAAATGGAATCGATACATCAATTGGTGAAGGTGGTCGTTTATTATCAGGAGGACAAAAGCAGCGCCTAGCATTAGCAAGGGGTTTGATTAGAGGCAAAAAAATTGAGGCAACCTCTAGCCTTGATCAAAAGAATGCATTAGAAATTGAAAAAAATCTGCTTGAGCAAAATGATCTCACTGTCATTATGATTACGCATCATTTACGAGAAGAAATTCGAGAATACATTGATGACGTACTTTCACTATCATCTTAA
- a CDS encoding bifunctional metallophosphatase/5'-nucleotidase — protein MREELYFYYTSDLHSYFDNWPKIMTFLKKKIALRVNKQQDYFLLDNGDHLDRVNPITEALKGKGNVELLNLANYDIINLGNNEGITLTKAELSSLYDQASFNVACANLESQTNDSPDWLKPYHILVTASGIKIAVIGLTAPFNDFYHPLGWRANDPYETLDKYIDRLKEESDLIILLSHLGVNPDRKIAEQFPEIDVIIGGHTHHLFKTEERHHQAILTGVGKSGFYVGELALTWDHQEKRLIKKHAIAHPIKDELPDPQVLELLKRQEIESERMLQKEVTRLPLPLKVDWYEETLLIKHLTKTLKEWTNADVAMLNAGLLLNGFKQGLVTEYDVHRNCPHPINPCVVVVTGQELIEIVRAGLAEEYQRIRVKGYGFRGEVMGKLVYAGLDCHRDPVSGGQDLCDHLTINGHSLVLDKTYRLATADMFTFEHLSPFIAQAKSKQFFLPEFMRDLLRQTLRQLA, from the coding sequence ATGCGGGAGGAACTTTATTTCTACTATACGAGTGATTTACATAGTTATTTTGATAATTGGCCTAAAATCATGACTTTTCTAAAAAAGAAAATTGCGCTTAGAGTTAACAAGCAGCAAGATTATTTTTTATTGGATAATGGTGATCATCTTGATCGAGTAAATCCGATTACAGAAGCATTAAAAGGAAAAGGCAATGTTGAGTTATTAAATTTAGCTAACTATGACATTATTAATCTTGGTAATAATGAGGGGATCACACTTACGAAAGCAGAACTTTCAAGTCTATATGATCAGGCAAGCTTTAACGTAGCTTGTGCCAATTTAGAGAGTCAGACAAATGATTCTCCAGATTGGCTAAAACCATATCACATATTGGTTACTGCTTCTGGAATAAAGATTGCTGTAATTGGTCTAACAGCTCCATTTAATGATTTTTATCATCCACTAGGTTGGAGAGCTAATGATCCGTATGAAACGTTAGATAAATATATTGATAGACTTAAGGAAGAAAGCGATCTGATCATTTTATTATCTCACCTTGGAGTAAATCCTGATCGGAAAATTGCTGAGCAATTCCCTGAAATTGATGTCATCATTGGTGGACATACACATCATCTTTTTAAAACTGAAGAACGACATCATCAAGCGATTCTTACAGGGGTAGGGAAATCGGGCTTTTATGTTGGAGAGTTAGCTCTAACGTGGGATCATCAAGAAAAACGTCTGATCAAGAAGCATGCTATTGCTCATCCAATCAAGGATGAATTACCAGACCCACAAGTGCTCGAATTGCTTAAGCGCCAAGAAATAGAGTCTGAGAGAATGTTGCAGAAGGAAGTTACTAGATTACCTCTACCGTTAAAGGTAGATTGGTATGAAGAAACGCTATTAATTAAACATTTAACGAAAACATTGAAAGAATGGACAAATGCTGACGTTGCCATGTTAAATGCAGGTCTTTTACTTAACGGTTTTAAACAAGGATTGGTTACAGAATATGACGTGCATCGTAATTGTCCGCATCCGATTAATCCGTGCGTTGTTGTGGTAACGGGTCAAGAGCTAATAGAAATTGTTCGCGCAGGATTAGCCGAAGAATATCAACGCATTCGTGTTAAGGGTTATGGTTTTCGAGGAGAAGTAATGGGTAAGTTAGTTTATGCTGGCCTAGATTGTCATAGAGATCCAGTGAGTGGAGGTCAGGACTTGTGTGATCACTTAACAATTAACGGTCACTCACTCGTTTTAGATAAAACGTATCGGTTAGCTACGGCGGATATGTTTACATTTGAACATTTGTCTCCATTTATCGCTCAGGCTAAGTCAAAACAGTTTTTCTTACCAGAGTTTATGAGAGATTTGTTGCGACAAACATTGCGACAACTTGCATAG